The DNA sequence AGGGCGAGCGGGACGAGCGCGATGATGATCAGTGCGTTGAAGATGACGGCGGAGAGGATCGCCGACTCGGGGGAGTGCAGGCCCATGATGTTGAGCTTGTCCAGGCCCGGGTAGACCACGGCGAACATCGCGGGGATGATCGCGAAGTACTTGGCGACGTCGTTGGCGATGGAGAAGGTGGTCAGGGCGCCGCGGGTGATCAGCAACTGCTTGCCGATCTCGACGATTTCGATGAGCTTGGTGGGGTTGGAGTCCAGGTCCACCATGTTCCCGGCCTCTTTGGCGGCCGAGGTGCCCGTGTTCATCGCCACGCCCACGTCCGCCTGCGCCAGCGCCGGGGCGTCGTTCGTGCCGTCACCCGTCATCGCGACGAGCTTTCCGCCGGCCTGTTCGCGCTTGATGAGGGCCATCTTGTCCTCGGGCGTCGCTTCCGCGAGGAAGTCGTCGACGCCCGCCTCTTCGGCGATGGCCTTGGCGGTCAGCGGGTTGTCGCCGGTGATCATGATGGTCTTGATGCCCATGCGCCGCAGCTCGTCGAAGCGTTCGCGCATGCCCTCCTTGACCACGTCCTTGAGGTGGATGACACCCAGGACACGGGCGCCCTCGTCATCCTTGACGGCGACGAGCAGCGGGGTTCCACCCGCCTGGGAGATCCGGTCGGTGAGCGCTTGCGCGTCCTCGGCGACCTGGCCGCCCTGCTCCTTCACCCATGCGACGACCGAGCCGGTCGCGCCCTTACGGGTCTTCTTGCCGTCCACGTCGACACCGGACATGCGGGTCTGCGCGGTGAAGGGGATCCATTCGGCGTGGGCCAGTTCGCCCTGGTGGCGTTCGCGCAGACCGTACTTCTCTTTCGCCAGGACGACGATGGAGCGGCCCTCGGGGGTCTCGTCCGCGAGGGACGACAGCTGCGCGGCGTCCGCCAGCTCGGCGGCGATGGCGCCGGCGACGGGGACGAACTCGGAGGCCTGGCGGTTGCCGAGGGTGATGGTGCCGGTCTTGTCGAGCAGCAGCGTGGAGACGTCACCGGCGGCTTCCACCGCACGCCCGCTCATCGCGAGGACGTTGCGCTGCACGAGCCGGTCCATGCCGGCGATGCCGATGGCGGAGAGCAGGGCGCCGATGGTGGTCGGGATGAGGCAGACCAGCAGCGCGGTCAGCACGATCATCGACTGCTCGGCGCCCGCGTAGATCGCGAACGGCTGGAGGGTGACGACGGCCAGCAGGAAGACGATGGTCAGAGAGGCCAGCAGGATGTTGAGCGCGATCTCGTTCGGCGTCTTCTGCCGGGAGGCGCCCTCGACCAGGTTGATCATGCGGTCGATGAAGGTCTCGCCGGGCTTCGTCGTGATCTTGATGACGATCCGGTCGGAGAGCACCTTGGTGCCGC is a window from the Streptomyces sp. NBC_01244 genome containing:
- the kdpB gene encoding potassium-transporting ATPase subunit KdpB, which translates into the protein MSTATPTRAPHQDVPTGHKPDSGRVGGGLFDPKQLLKSFPDAVRKLDPRVMIKSPVMFVVLVGSVVTTVLAIKDPTDSFGWAITVWLWLTTIFANLAEAVAEGRGKAQADTLRKAKTDSIARRLTKDGKGEEQVPGTDLRIGDLVVCEAGDVIPGDGDVVEGVASVDESAITGESAPVIRESGGDRSAVTGGTKVLSDRIVIKITTKPGETFIDRMINLVEGASRQKTPNEIALNILLASLTIVFLLAVVTLQPFAIYAGAEQSMIVLTALLVCLIPTTIGALLSAIGIAGMDRLVQRNVLAMSGRAVEAAGDVSTLLLDKTGTITLGNRQASEFVPVAGAIAAELADAAQLSSLADETPEGRSIVVLAKEKYGLRERHQGELAHAEWIPFTAQTRMSGVDVDGKKTRKGATGSVVAWVKEQGGQVAEDAQALTDRISQAGGTPLLVAVKDDEGARVLGVIHLKDVVKEGMRERFDELRRMGIKTIMITGDNPLTAKAIAEEAGVDDFLAEATPEDKMALIKREQAGGKLVAMTGDGTNDAPALAQADVGVAMNTGTSAAKEAGNMVDLDSNPTKLIEIVEIGKQLLITRGALTTFSIANDVAKYFAIIPAMFAVVYPGLDKLNIMGLHSPESAILSAVIFNALIIIALVPLALKGVQYKPTSADKMLRRNIGLYGLGGLIAPFIGIKLIDILISLIPGLS